The Allocatelliglobosispora scoriae genome contains a region encoding:
- a CDS encoding DHA2 family efflux MFS transporter permease subunit — protein sequence MVVLDATVVNIALPQAQAELGITDANRQWVLTAYTLAFGGLLLLGGRIADYWGRRRAFVLGAIGFAVASAIGGLAQSGEMLFAARALQGVFGALLAPAGLALLTGLFTEAKERAKAFAVYGAIAGGGAAIGLVLGGVLTQYADWRWCLLVNIPIALIAVFAALAVVPESRAHGDTKYDVPGAVTATLGLVSLVYGFTQAADKGWSDSATLSFIAGGLVLLAAFVIIELRSRNPLLPMRIILDRNRGGAYLFSMMVGIGLMGAFLFLALYFQIVLQYTPLESGLAMLPVTAGVFIAAGLATQLAVKFGPKPLMVAGGLIAASGMLYLTQIGLDTAFVTHVLPAELLLGLGLGFSFVPLSSLALVGVPEHDAGAASATLNATQQIGGSLGVALLSTIATTAVTSWSAKQAVQGPMIQFQALVHSYQVVFAWGAGFLALGAVIAAFIIKATKDDLPTDVAAVHMG from the coding sequence ATGGTCGTGCTCGACGCGACGGTCGTCAACATCGCCCTGCCGCAGGCCCAGGCCGAACTCGGCATCACCGACGCCAACCGGCAGTGGGTGCTCACGGCGTACACGCTGGCGTTCGGTGGTCTGCTGCTGCTCGGCGGGCGCATCGCCGACTACTGGGGCCGGCGCAGGGCCTTCGTGCTCGGCGCGATCGGCTTCGCGGTGGCGTCCGCGATCGGTGGTCTCGCCCAGTCCGGCGAGATGCTCTTCGCGGCCCGGGCGCTGCAGGGTGTCTTCGGCGCGCTGCTCGCCCCGGCCGGCCTGGCGCTGCTCACCGGCCTGTTCACCGAGGCGAAGGAGCGGGCCAAGGCGTTCGCCGTCTACGGTGCGATCGCCGGTGGTGGCGCCGCGATCGGCCTCGTCCTCGGCGGTGTGCTCACCCAGTACGCCGACTGGCGCTGGTGCCTGCTCGTCAACATCCCGATCGCGCTGATCGCCGTCTTCGCCGCCCTCGCGGTGGTGCCGGAGAGCCGTGCGCACGGCGACACGAAGTACGACGTGCCGGGCGCCGTGACCGCGACCCTCGGCCTCGTCTCGCTCGTCTACGGCTTCACCCAGGCCGCGGACAAGGGCTGGAGCGACAGCGCCACGCTCTCCTTCATCGCGGGCGGTCTCGTGCTCCTCGCCGCCTTCGTCATCATCGAGCTGCGCTCGCGCAACCCGCTGCTGCCGATGCGGATCATCCTGGACCGCAACCGGGGCGGTGCCTACCTCTTCTCGATGATGGTCGGCATCGGTCTCATGGGGGCGTTCCTGTTCCTCGCGCTCTACTTCCAGATCGTGCTGCAGTACACGCCGCTGGAGTCGGGCCTCGCGATGCTGCCGGTCACGGCGGGTGTCTTCATCGCCGCGGGTCTCGCGACCCAGCTGGCGGTCAAGTTCGGGCCGAAGCCGCTCATGGTCGCCGGTGGCCTCATCGCCGCCTCCGGCATGCTCTACCTGACCCAGATCGGGCTGGACACCGCGTTCGTCACGCACGTCCTCCCGGCGGAGCTGCTGCTCGGCCTCGGGCTCGGCTTCAGCTTCGTGCCGCTGTCCAGTCTGGCGCTGGTCGGCGTACCGGAGCACGACGCCGGTGCGGCGAGCGCGACCCTCAACGCGACGCAGCAGATCGGCGGCTCGCTCGGCGTGGCGCTGCTCAGCACGATCGCCACGACGGCCGTCACGAGCTGGTCGGCGAAGCAGGCGGTCCAGGGTCCGATGATCCAGTTCCAGGCACTGGTCCACAGCTACCAGGTGGTCTTCGCCTGGGGTGCCGGGTTCCTCGCGCTGGGTGCGGTCATCGCGGCCTTCATCATCAAGGCCACCAAGGACGACCTCCCGACGGATGTGGCCGCAGTCCACATGGGCTAA
- a CDS encoding TetR/AcrR family transcriptional regulator, translating to MVRRIDREPELFAAVLDLLREVGYERLTMDAVSARAHVSKATIYRHWPGKPQLVAEALRQKHFETAVLPDTGDLRDDLLAMLQVMARMCMDDAPMLQSIAFAMQSNAELAEIVRAQVLPEKRCDVEDVIRRAVERGQLPATALEFDLVHELVPALLLTRFIAHGQPLDDEYMVRVVDQILIPLLHR from the coding sequence GTGGTACGTCGCATCGATCGAGAGCCCGAGCTCTTCGCCGCAGTGCTGGACCTGCTGCGCGAGGTGGGCTATGAGCGCTTGACCATGGACGCGGTCTCGGCTCGGGCCCACGTCAGCAAGGCAACGATCTATCGGCACTGGCCGGGGAAGCCGCAGCTCGTCGCCGAGGCGCTGCGGCAGAAACACTTCGAGACGGCCGTCCTGCCCGACACGGGCGATCTGCGCGACGACCTGCTGGCGATGCTGCAGGTCATGGCTCGGATGTGCATGGACGACGCCCCGATGCTGCAGTCCATCGCCTTCGCGATGCAGAGCAACGCCGAGCTCGCGGAGATCGTTCGCGCCCAGGTGCTGCCGGAGAAGCGCTGCGACGTCGAGGACGTCATCCGCCGTGCCGTGGAGCGCGGCCAACTGCCGGCCACCGCGCTCGAGTTCGACCTCGTGCACGAGCTGGTCCCCGCCCTGCTGCTGACCCGCTTCATCGCCCACGGCCAGCCGCTCGACGACGAGTACATGGTCCGGGTCGTGGATCAGATCCTGATCCCGCTGCTCCACCGCTGA
- a CDS encoding MFS transporter has product MPHTPAAAAPSTPAVSLWRDVWLLAVAQVLSGLGAAVIVTLLILNAQEHGGEDAGLAVAAVVIAAAVPTVLFAPITGRLADRFDSRLLLIVAGCIQIGACLLIPVLPGITGKIVAMALLFTGTAIAQPVRAALLPAMVTEEDLPRAGAIGQTASVIGPMGGPPVAGFAYLYGVDPTMRWAAIGFVSTIVLGLVLRTRRSERVTSSGASWRAEPRLPLDSLLKVTFLGTAAVVATVSVVNVVEVFFVRETLGASPGIFGVLTAMWPLGMVAGAWAQAKMAEKRDDGTLAVWLFVTLGATAVLIATLSSIGSAVWMVPIWLIAGSLNGADNVLITTLMGRRAAPEARGRVAAIMQAAIQGSLLVGYVIGGLSLEAGHTPRGIIMVAGSAGLIAVLTVLPWVRTTVRHVRREALAGAE; this is encoded by the coding sequence ATGCCGCACACCCCAGCCGCAGCAGCCCCGTCCACACCGGCCGTCTCGCTCTGGCGCGATGTCTGGCTCCTCGCCGTCGCCCAGGTCCTCTCCGGACTCGGCGCCGCCGTCATCGTCACGCTGCTCATCCTCAACGCGCAGGAGCACGGCGGCGAGGACGCGGGACTCGCGGTCGCGGCCGTGGTGATCGCCGCCGCCGTACCGACCGTGCTCTTCGCACCGATCACCGGCCGGCTCGCGGACCGCTTCGACTCGCGGCTCCTGCTGATCGTCGCCGGCTGCATCCAGATCGGGGCCTGCCTGCTGATTCCGGTCCTACCCGGGATCACCGGCAAGATCGTGGCGATGGCGCTGCTCTTCACCGGTACGGCGATCGCCCAACCCGTCCGGGCCGCCCTGCTGCCCGCGATGGTCACCGAGGAGGACCTGCCCCGGGCCGGTGCCATCGGGCAGACCGCCTCCGTCATCGGGCCCATGGGCGGTCCGCCCGTCGCCGGATTCGCCTACCTCTACGGCGTGGACCCGACGATGCGGTGGGCGGCGATCGGGTTCGTCTCCACCATCGTGCTGGGGCTCGTTCTGCGTACCCGCCGAAGTGAAAGGGTGACCAGCAGCGGCGCGTCGTGGCGTGCGGAGCCCAGGCTGCCGCTGGACAGCCTGCTCAAGGTGACCTTCCTCGGCACTGCGGCCGTCGTCGCCACGGTCTCGGTCGTCAACGTCGTCGAGGTCTTCTTCGTCCGCGAGACGCTCGGCGCGTCGCCCGGGATCTTCGGCGTCCTCACCGCGATGTGGCCGCTCGGCATGGTCGCGGGCGCCTGGGCGCAGGCGAAGATGGCCGAGAAGCGCGACGACGGCACGCTCGCCGTCTGGCTCTTCGTCACCCTCGGCGCGACCGCCGTGCTCATCGCCACCCTCTCCAGCATCGGCTCCGCGGTGTGGATGGTGCCGATCTGGCTCATCGCCGGCTCGCTCAACGGCGCCGACAACGTGCTCATCACCACACTCATGGGCCGCCGGGCCGCGCCGGAGGCCCGCGGCCGCGTCGCAGCGATCATGCAGGCCGCGATCCAGGGCTCGCTCCTCGTCGGCTACGTCATCGGCGGCCTCAGCCTTGAAGCAGGTCACACCCCTCGCGGCATCATCATGGTCGCCGGGTCGGCCGGCCTGATCGCGGTCCTCACGGTCCTTCCGTGGGTACGCACCACAGTGCGCCACGTCCGACGAGAAGCCCTGGCCGGAGCCGAGTAG
- a CDS encoding menaquinone biosynthetic enzyme MqnA/MqnD family protein: protein MIAERRPRVGHIQFLNCLPIYWGLMRSGALIDVDLHKDSPDQLNAALVAGDLDIGPISLVEYLRHADELLLLPDLAVGSDGPVLSVNLVSTKPLAELDGQRVALGSTSRTGVLLAQLLLEQAYGVHPEYFRCPPDLTVMLLEAPAGVLIGDVALRALYDAPNSGLEVTDLGAAWREWTGLPMVFAVWAVRRDFATRHPGLVKDVHEAFLRSRDLCLAELDEVAAAAAKWEPFDAATLAGYFRALDFSLGERQIAGIREFAARVAIRGDAPALAESGPVFFSA, encoded by the coding sequence ATGATCGCAGAGAGGCGTCCCCGGGTCGGGCACATCCAGTTCCTGAACTGCCTACCGATCTACTGGGGCCTCATGCGGTCCGGCGCCCTCATCGACGTCGACCTCCACAAGGACTCACCCGACCAGCTCAACGCCGCCCTCGTCGCGGGTGACCTCGACATCGGCCCGATCTCGCTGGTGGAATATCTCCGCCACGCCGACGAGCTGCTGCTCCTGCCCGACCTCGCGGTCGGCTCCGACGGGCCCGTGCTCAGCGTCAACCTCGTCTCCACCAAGCCGCTCGCCGAGCTCGACGGGCAGCGGGTGGCGTTGGGGTCCACCTCGCGTACCGGCGTGCTCCTCGCACAACTGCTGCTCGAGCAGGCGTACGGCGTGCACCCCGAGTATTTCCGCTGTCCACCCGACCTGACCGTGATGCTGCTGGAGGCACCGGCGGGGGTGCTCATCGGCGACGTGGCGCTGCGCGCGCTCTATGACGCGCCCAACAGCGGGCTGGAGGTCACCGACCTCGGGGCGGCCTGGCGGGAGTGGACCGGGCTGCCGATGGTGTTCGCGGTCTGGGCGGTGCGGCGCGACTTCGCGACCCGGCACCCCGGGCTGGTCAAGGACGTGCACGAGGCGTTCCTGCGGTCTCGGGACCTGTGCTTGGCGGAGCTTGACGAGGTGGCTGCGGCGGCGGCGAAGTGGGAACCGTTCGATGCGGCGACGCTCGCGGGCTACTTCCGGGCGCTGGACTTCTCGCTGGGGGAGCGCCAGATCGCGGGCATCCGTGAATTCGCCGCGCGTGTCGCGATCAGGGGAGATGCTCCCGCGCTCGCCGAGTCCGGCCCGGTCTTCTTCAGCGCCTGA
- a CDS encoding MFS transporter produces MSFINGARPTTDWRDVWISSGAQLISGTGSFLVMTTLLLAFQDGGEGGFAVAGLAIAAALPMVVLAPITGRMADRIDSRLLIVVAGVFQVIAALLLSVAHGVIAQIALLTLLCVGTAIGQPVRAALLPAMASRADLPKASAIGQTASSIGVMIGPALAGFALDGLGVANTLRWASVAYVGTIAAGLLLRTRRGGSAPESSRSSVASSARVTMEPLLRIMIIGLAVVIGAVSAVNVVDVFFVRGTLGASASAYGVISSMWMVGMLAGAWIMARLIRHAKDDGALVSWMFLSLLGTGAAIALMAAAPGAAWLVPLLLLGGSLNGTENVLVTTVLGRRAAPSSRGRISATLQATVQGMGLLGFMAGGLLVELFEPRPIVLGAGLAGIVAVAVVSPWVARAIRTSREPMPPMPQPVPLTREDLVRAA; encoded by the coding sequence ATGTCTTTCATAAATGGCGCCCGCCCGACCACCGACTGGCGTGACGTCTGGATCTCGTCCGGTGCCCAGCTCATCTCCGGCACCGGTTCGTTCCTCGTCATGACCACCCTGCTGCTCGCCTTCCAGGACGGCGGCGAGGGTGGGTTCGCCGTGGCCGGACTCGCCATCGCCGCCGCCCTGCCGATGGTCGTGCTCGCGCCGATCACCGGCCGGATGGCGGACCGGATCGACTCCCGCCTGCTCATCGTCGTGGCCGGGGTGTTCCAGGTCATCGCGGCACTCCTGCTCTCCGTCGCGCACGGAGTGATCGCGCAGATCGCCCTCCTCACTCTTCTTTGCGTGGGTACGGCGATCGGCCAACCCGTGCGCGCCGCGCTCCTGCCCGCCATGGCGAGCCGGGCCGACCTGCCGAAGGCGAGCGCCATCGGGCAGACCGCCTCGTCGATCGGGGTCATGATCGGCCCGGCCCTCGCCGGTTTCGCCCTCGACGGCCTCGGTGTCGCCAACACGCTGCGCTGGGCCTCGGTGGCGTACGTCGGCACCATCGCGGCCGGCCTCCTGCTCCGCACCCGGCGCGGCGGCTCCGCACCCGAATCATCCCGCTCGTCCGTCGCGTCGAGCGCCCGCGTCACGATGGAACCGCTGCTCCGCATCATGATCATTGGTCTCGCGGTCGTCATCGGCGCCGTCTCCGCCGTCAACGTGGTCGACGTCTTCTTCGTCCGGGGCACGCTGGGCGCTTCGGCCTCCGCCTACGGCGTGATCAGCTCCATGTGGATGGTCGGGATGCTCGCCGGTGCGTGGATCATGGCCCGCCTCATCCGCCACGCCAAGGACGACGGTGCCCTGGTGAGCTGGATGTTCCTCTCGCTGCTCGGCACGGGAGCGGCGATCGCGTTGATGGCGGCGGCGCCGGGTGCCGCCTGGCTCGTACCGCTGCTGCTGCTCGGCGGCTCGCTCAACGGCACCGAGAACGTGCTCGTCACCACTGTGCTCGGCCGCAGAGCGGCGCCGTCGTCGCGGGGTCGTATCTCGGCGACGCTGCAGGCGACGGTCCAGGGGATGGGGCTGCTCGGGTTCATGGCCGGTGGGCTGCTCGTGGAGCTCTTCGAGCCCCGGCCCATCGTGCTCGGCGCCGGTCTGGCCGGGATCGTCGCGGTGGCGGTCGTCTCCCCCTGGGTGGCCCGAGCGATCCGCACGTCCCGCGAGCCGATGCCCCCGATGCCGCAGCCGGTCCCCCTAACTCGCGAAGATCTGGTCCGCGCTGCCTAG
- a CDS encoding ArsR/SmtB family transcription factor encodes MDEINAPARGVTERSEAAPPGAPAESEPRRQNISDPEVMRALAHPARLTILEHLTSGAGEITATEAAKLVGLSPSATSYHLRALAKAGMVEDAPGRGDGRERVWRSPHKGWSINAGQDAAPEALAAERALVELFVAREQERLESWFDRSRDEPKEWFEAAFLAESLLLVTADELKELLAQVTDLLEPFKRSARQEAPPEGTRLVSFQTRGVPID; translated from the coding sequence GTGGACGAAATTAATGCGCCTGCCCGAGGAGTGACCGAGCGAAGCGAGGCAGCCCCGCCGGGGGCGCCGGCGGAGAGCGAGCCCAGGCGGCAGAACATCAGCGACCCCGAGGTCATGCGGGCGCTGGCGCATCCGGCACGGCTGACGATCCTGGAGCACCTCACCAGCGGCGCCGGCGAGATCACGGCGACGGAGGCGGCGAAGCTCGTCGGCCTCTCCCCCAGCGCGACCAGCTATCACCTGCGGGCGCTGGCGAAGGCGGGCATGGTCGAGGACGCGCCCGGCCGAGGCGACGGCCGCGAGCGGGTGTGGCGCAGCCCGCACAAGGGCTGGTCCATCAACGCCGGTCAGGACGCCGCGCCCGAGGCGCTCGCCGCCGAACGCGCGCTCGTCGAGCTCTTCGTCGCCCGCGAGCAGGAGCGGCTGGAGTCGTGGTTCGACCGGTCCCGCGACGAACCGAAGGAGTGGTTCGAAGCGGCGTTCCTCGCCGAGTCGCTGCTGCTCGTCACCGCCGACGAGCTGAAGGAGCTGCTCGCCCAGGTCACTGACCTGCTCGAACCCTTCAAGCGCAGCGCCCGCCAGGAGGCCCCGCCCGAGGGGACCCGCCTTGTCTCCTTCCAGACACGCGGTGTCCCGATCGACTGA
- a CDS encoding HelD family protein, producing MSDLDHDLAAEQTHLTVSREALRAMRERAEGLFATGNQVAGDAYAAETLGRTLAMRVKELADDPTTPLFFGKLSFDGTEHAGHTFHIGRRHVTDAVGEPLVLDWRAPVSRSFYRASARDPQGVGVRRRFGFATGELTSFEDEHLNRGEELGTRSTILTNEIERPRVGPMRDIVATIQPEQDELVRAELDESICVQGAPGTGKTAVGLHRAAYLLYLHRERLRRSGVLIIGPNSAFLRYIAAVLPALGEVEVKQHTVEDLIGHVAVRATDSPAAAALKHDARVAEQLRSLLWRRVRRPSAPITVSDGSYRWRIDLGPLTRIVDDVRREEPAYSLGRERVRSRVVDLLLRQSEARGESPGEAWQRKMGKIGPVAAYLDEVWPVVTPEGLVAELLTDPPEGFEAIAWATPPRSVKTAKWSTADALLIDEAAGLLESVPSAGHIVIDEAQDLSPMQARAIARRSSHGSVTLLGDLAQGTAPWSATDWRDTLHHLGKPDARVVPLTIGFRVPEQVLELANRLLPSLAVDVPPARSLRPDGRLIFGKVGDLAATAADALTEPGSVGVICADASIPSVIATLTAAGLSPGGPEDDERLTVIGATLAKGLEYDHVIVIEPADIVAAEERGLHRLYVVLTRAVTALTVLHDTPLPAPLA from the coding sequence ATGAGTGACCTTGACCACGATTTGGCCGCCGAACAAACTCACCTCACCGTCAGCCGCGAGGCCCTGCGCGCCATGCGCGAGCGGGCTGAAGGCCTCTTCGCCACCGGCAATCAGGTCGCGGGCGATGCCTACGCTGCGGAAACCCTGGGGCGCACCCTCGCGATGCGCGTCAAGGAGCTCGCCGACGACCCGACGACGCCGCTCTTCTTCGGCAAGCTCAGCTTCGACGGCACCGAGCACGCCGGACACACCTTTCACATCGGCCGACGCCACGTCACCGACGCCGTCGGCGAGCCGCTCGTGCTCGACTGGCGGGCACCCGTCTCCCGCTCGTTCTATCGCGCCAGCGCCCGCGATCCGCAGGGCGTCGGGGTGCGCCGACGGTTCGGCTTCGCCACCGGCGAGCTGACGAGCTTCGAGGACGAGCACCTCAACCGGGGTGAGGAGCTCGGCACGCGGAGCACGATCCTCACCAACGAGATCGAGCGCCCGCGCGTCGGGCCGATGCGCGACATCGTCGCCACGATCCAGCCCGAGCAGGACGAGCTGGTCCGCGCCGAGCTCGACGAGTCGATCTGCGTCCAGGGGGCACCCGGCACCGGCAAGACGGCCGTCGGGCTGCACCGGGCGGCGTACCTGCTCTATCTGCACCGGGAGCGCCTCCGCCGGTCCGGGGTCCTGATCATCGGACCCAACAGCGCCTTCCTGCGCTACATCGCGGCTGTCCTGCCCGCGCTCGGCGAGGTCGAGGTCAAGCAGCACACGGTCGAGGACCTGATCGGCCACGTCGCGGTCCGCGCCACCGATTCGCCGGCCGCCGCCGCGCTCAAGCACGACGCGCGCGTCGCGGAGCAGCTCCGGTCCCTCCTCTGGCGACGGGTACGCCGACCGAGCGCACCCATCACCGTCTCCGACGGCTCCTACCGGTGGCGCATCGACCTGGGCCCGCTGACCCGGATCGTCGACGATGTCCGGCGCGAGGAACCGGCCTACTCGCTCGGCCGGGAGCGGGTGCGTTCCCGCGTCGTCGACCTGCTGCTGCGCCAGTCGGAGGCGCGCGGCGAATCACCCGGCGAGGCGTGGCAGCGCAAGATGGGCAAGATCGGGCCGGTCGCGGCGTACCTCGACGAGGTGTGGCCGGTCGTCACGCCCGAGGGACTCGTCGCCGAGCTGCTCACCGACCCGCCGGAGGGGTTCGAGGCGATCGCGTGGGCGACGCCGCCCCGCTCGGTGAAGACGGCGAAGTGGAGCACCGCCGATGCGCTGCTGATCGACGAGGCGGCCGGGCTGCTGGAGAGCGTGCCGAGCGCCGGGCACATCGTCATCGACGAGGCGCAGGACCTCTCCCCCATGCAGGCCAGGGCGATCGCCCGGCGCAGCAGCCACGGTTCGGTGACCCTCCTGGGCGACCTGGCCCAGGGCACCGCACCCTGGTCGGCGACGGACTGGCGGGACACGCTGCACCACCTCGGCAAGCCCGACGCCCGGGTGGTTCCGCTGACGATCGGCTTCCGCGTACCGGAGCAGGTCCTCGAACTCGCCAACCGGCTCCTGCCCTCGCTCGCCGTGGACGTGCCGCCCGCGAGGTCCCTGCGCCCCGACGGTCGGCTGATCTTCGGCAAGGTCGGCGATCTGGCAGCCACGGCGGCCGATGCCCTGACCGAGCCGGGCTCCGTCGGTGTCATCTGCGCCGACGCGTCGATCCCCTCGGTGATCGCCACCCTGACGGCGGCCGGGCTCAGCCCCGGCGGCCCCGAGGACGACGAACGGCTCACCGTCATCGGCGCCACCCTCGCCAAGGGCCTGGAGTACGACCACGTCATCGTCATCGAACCCGCCGACATCGTCGCCGCCGAGGAACGCGGCCTACACCGCCTCTACGTCGTCCTCACTCGTGCGGTCACGGCCCTGACCGTCCTGCACGACACCCCGCTCCCGGCACCCCTCGCCTGA
- a CDS encoding chitosanase, translating into MKNPARLAGIAAAAALVIAAPIALALSAEAAETLLSQGKPATASSIEDSTLTAAKAFDGSATTRWASAEGVDPQWIRVDLGATATITHVVLTWEAAYGKSYQIQTSADGSAWTSIYSTTTGNGATDDLTGLSGSGRYVRLNGTARGTAYGYSLFEFKVYGNGTTPSPSASLSRSATPSASPSPSGGTHVDLNDPRKKDIAMQIVSSAENSSLNWKAQYKYIEDIGDGRGYTAGIIGFCSGTGDMLQLVELYTSRKPGNILAKYLPALRNVDGTDSHAGLDPNYTKDWATAAADTVFQTAQNDIRDQVYFNPAVAQAKADGVWALGQFIYYDAIVMHGDGGDPASFRSIRTNALKKAKPPSQGGNQTTWLHAFLDARVVAMKLEEAHSDTSRVDTAQRVFLNNGNLDLNTPLSWHVYGDPFSIA; encoded by the coding sequence ATGAAGAACCCAGCAAGACTCGCCGGGATAGCCGCAGCCGCGGCCCTGGTCATCGCCGCACCCATCGCGCTCGCCCTCAGCGCCGAGGCCGCCGAGACCCTGCTCTCCCAGGGCAAGCCCGCCACCGCGTCGTCCATCGAGGACAGCACGCTCACCGCTGCGAAAGCCTTCGACGGCAGTGCCACCACCCGCTGGGCCAGCGCCGAGGGCGTCGACCCGCAGTGGATCCGCGTCGACCTGGGCGCCACCGCGACGATCACGCACGTCGTGCTCACGTGGGAGGCCGCCTACGGCAAGTCCTACCAGATCCAGACCTCCGCCGACGGCAGCGCCTGGACCAGCATCTACTCCACCACCACCGGCAACGGCGCGACCGACGACCTCACCGGCCTGTCCGGCTCCGGCCGCTACGTCCGGCTCAACGGCACCGCTCGCGGCACGGCCTACGGCTACTCGCTCTTCGAGTTCAAGGTCTACGGCAACGGCACGACGCCCTCGCCGAGCGCTTCCCTCTCGCGTAGCGCCACCCCGTCGGCGTCGCCCAGCCCGTCCGGCGGCACGCACGTCGACCTGAACGACCCGCGCAAGAAGGACATCGCGATGCAGATCGTCTCCAGCGCGGAGAACTCATCGCTGAACTGGAAGGCGCAGTACAAGTACATCGAGGACATCGGCGACGGCCGCGGCTACACCGCCGGCATCATCGGATTCTGCTCCGGCACCGGTGACATGCTGCAGCTCGTCGAGCTCTACACGTCGCGCAAGCCCGGCAACATCCTGGCGAAGTACCTCCCGGCGCTGCGCAACGTCGACGGCACCGACTCGCATGCCGGCCTCGACCCCAACTACACGAAGGACTGGGCGACGGCCGCTGCCGACACGGTCTTCCAGACCGCGCAGAACGACATCCGCGACCAGGTCTACTTCAACCCGGCCGTGGCGCAGGCGAAGGCCGACGGTGTCTGGGCGCTGGGCCAGTTCATCTACTACGACGCGATCGTGATGCACGGCGACGGCGGGGACCCGGCGAGCTTCCGGTCGATCCGCACCAACGCGCTGAAGAAGGCGAAGCCGCCGTCGCAGGGCGGCAACCAGACGACCTGGCTGCACGCCTTCCTCGACGCCCGGGTGGTGGCGATGAAGCTGGAGGAGGCGCACAGTGACACCTCCCGGGTGGACACCGCGCAACGGGTGTTCTTGAACAACGGCAACCTCGATCTGAATACGCCGCTGTCGTGGCACGTATACGGAGACCCGTTCTCCATCGCGTAG
- a CDS encoding ABC transporter ATP-binding protein has product MLQVRDLTVTLGGATIVDRVSIGVDPGEWVTIIGPNGAGKSTVLRAVGGVLPFQGSITIGGQESAALTRRARARSVASVAQTPVVPAGMSVLEYALLGRTPHVPVLGRESAADLAVVEGVLAQLDLERFAARPLETLSGGEQQRVFLARALAQQAPLLLLDEPTSALDIGHQQDVLELVDELRRENRLTVLATMHDLSIAGEYADRLVLLDEGRVVAEGPPELVLTEELLGRHYRANVRIIPGDHGPLVVPVRRSSNS; this is encoded by the coding sequence ATGCTCCAGGTCCGCGATCTCACGGTCACCCTCGGCGGCGCCACGATCGTCGACCGCGTCTCGATCGGGGTCGACCCCGGCGAGTGGGTGACGATCATCGGGCCCAACGGTGCCGGGAAGTCGACGGTGCTGCGCGCGGTCGGCGGGGTGCTGCCCTTCCAGGGGTCGATCACGATCGGCGGGCAGGAGTCCGCGGCGCTGACCCGGCGAGCCCGGGCCCGCAGCGTCGCCTCGGTCGCCCAGACACCCGTGGTGCCCGCCGGGATGAGCGTGCTGGAGTACGCGCTGCTCGGGCGTACCCCCCATGTCCCTGTCCTGGGGCGCGAGTCGGCCGCGGACCTCGCCGTGGTCGAGGGTGTGCTCGCCCAGCTGGACCTGGAGCGTTTCGCGGCCCGGCCGCTGGAGACGCTCTCGGGCGGCGAGCAGCAGCGGGTCTTCCTCGCCCGGGCGCTGGCCCAGCAGGCGCCGCTGCTGCTGCTCGACGAGCCGACCAGCGCGCTCGACATCGGCCACCAACAGGACGTGCTGGAGCTCGTCGACGAGCTGCGCCGCGAGAACCGGCTCACGGTGCTCGCCACGATGCACGACCTCTCGATCGCGGGCGAGTACGCCGATCGCCTGGTCCTGCTCGATGAGGGCCGGGTCGTCGCCGAGGGCCCGCCGGAGCTGGTGCTGACGGAGGAGCTGCTGGGACGGCATTACCGGGCGAATGTCCGGATCATCCCCGGGGATCACGGTCCACTGGTGGTGCCGGTGCGGCGAAGCTCGAACAGCTGA